Part of the Capricornis sumatraensis isolate serow.1 chromosome 9, serow.2, whole genome shotgun sequence genome, tggcgggctacagtccatgggtttgcaaaggaACTGGACACACATGACTTAGTGCCTAGACAACAGTACAGTGTTTTGCAACGTGCTTTATATCCTGAGTGGATATATCACTGGACCTTGGGAGAGATGGTCCCTTTTACATCTTACAGAggaggaagctcagagaagttaaatcacTCAACCAGAGTCACACAGGAAGCAGCAGAGCCAGAACCCAAGGCCACATCTGTCGGACCCAGCGGGTCTGGCCCCTGATTCTGGTGCTCCAGCCTGTGGCCCTTGTTTCTCAAGGTCTGTGTCAGGTTGGGGTGGTCACCAGAAGCTTCCAAGGGGAAACAGGCCACTGGGCACTTGGCCGCTGGGGTCTGTGTCCCCGGACCATCGTTCATCcacctctgttcctgccctgccttTCCAGGCCCTTTCTGGGCCCTTCTTCTTCAGCTTCTGAAACCCTGGTAATTACTCCTGGTAAtggcctcttcctcttctcttcgcAGGTACTTAGCGAATTCCCTGGCCAACCTCTTTGCAGGAGCTTGGGAGCCTCAGCCTGAGGGGCCTCTGCCCCTGGACATTCCCCAGGCCTCCCCCCAGCAGGTGACTTACCTctgttccctggccagggacccCCCCTCTGCCCCCAACCATCCAACCACCACCACATGCTGAGTGGCTTCTCTCTGAATCAGTATCGGGGCTGTCATCTTGGGGGGCCTCTTGGTGACCCGAGGTCGGCTCTTTGAgcccccacctcttgccccaggTTCAGCGATGTGTGGAGATCTTGAGTCGGGCCAAAAGGCCCCTCATGCTAATTGGGAGCCAGGCCCTGCTGCCTCCGACATCCGCAGATGAGCTTCGGTGAGAAGCCTCCGGCCTGCCCTTATTGTCACACGCCTGGTCCCTTGGTGccctgggaggaggggcaggcccTGGGCCACACTCACTTCTGTTCTGCTTGGATCCCCAGGGTTGCCGTGGAGACCCTGGGCATCCCTTGCTTCCTGGCGGGGATGGCACGGGGACTGCTGGGCCGCAACCACCCCCTCCACTTCCGGCAGAACCGCAGGGCCGCCCTGAAGAAGGCAGACGTGGTCGTCCTGGCAGGTGGGCCTGATCCTCctaccctccctccctttcccctccctctaGGTACCTCCCTGCCCGTGTGACCTTCCCCCCCTAGGGTACTGGCTGGCACCTAGTCTCATAATCACCCACCCTCCTACTTCTCACCCCTAATTTCTCACCAGGTGGCAGTCGTGTCTGGGACCCAGCTTTACATAGAAGGGCATGCACAGAGAGTGGGCACCTGTGGGGCTGTGTATACAGCActtgcatatatatgcattatatagcATTGACACAGCCCGTACACATATCTTCTTACATAAAGTGCTCTGAATCCTGCTAGGCACATAATAGTTTTATCAGCTATTGTATAGTAACTACCCTAAACACAGTGGCTTACAACACGCTTATTATTTCTCAGGACCCACCTATGAGTTAGTTGacagtttttttctcattttggcaGGGCTCGTCCCTGAGTCTGCAGTCAGGGAGGCAGGAAGGCCGTGGTTGGGCTGGCTCGTGTACTTGGGGCCTGACTGGCTGCAGGACTGGGCTAGCATGGCCTCGGTTGGGGTAACTGAGTCCTCTCTCTCCCCCTACCTCCTCCTCCATGTTTCTCATCAGCCAGCCAGGTAGCCTGGCCTTGTTCACTTGGTGGTGATAAGAAACATGCAGGGCTGGGCGAACAAGGTTATATCAGAGAGAAGGGTGGAAGCCGCAAGGCTGCTGGAGGTCTGGCTTCAGGAACACACGCCATGACTTCTCTCACCTTCTTACAGGCCAGAGCACCATAGGTCTGGGGGCCAGTCTAGGTCCCAGGAGTGGGGACCTGCAGAGTCTTACTGCAGGTGGCACTGGCACCGGGAGAGGTGAAGGATGGAGCCCTTCTTGCACTCAGGGAGCCACAGTGGGTCGAGTAAGGGGGTGGGCACCCCCCAGGAAGCTGGCCCTCGGTCTGCTGAGACCCGCCCCCCTTTCCCCAGGAACAGTGTGTGACTTCCGCCTGTCCTATGGGCGTGTCCTCAGCCGCAGCAGCAAAATCATTGTTGTCAACCGTGACCGGAAGGAGATGCTGATCAACTCAGACATTTTCTGGAAGCCCCAAGAGGCTGTGCAGGGTGAGCCCCTCCTTTTGTACATGTTGCTTTTCTTCTGGCCTCTGCTGACAGCTGGCTTGAGCTGGGTGCTGGTGATCAAGGCCTGGATCCTGCCCCAGGGGGCACCCAGTTGGCTGGAGATGCATATTTGGCCCTTCGACTGGTAGGTGCTTCTGGATCAACTAAGGGTAGggttttttttagaaatttttattgtGCATAAAATGATCATTCCCCTTCGTAGGTCAGTTGTTACCACCTCTAAAATTGTTTACTGTAAAccagagcttcccagatggtgctagtgataaagaatcctcttgccaatgcaggagatggcaagagatgcgggttcaatccctaggttgggcagataccctggagaaagaaatggcaccccactccagtatttgtgcctgggagatcccatgcacagaggagcctctcaggctacagtccatgaggtcacaaagactcagacccagctgagcacacaggcacacacacacgtgcacacacagcacGTGTACTGGGGGGAAGGCCCGGGAATGTGCCTGTGATAACGGGTCCTGACTGTACTCTCCCATGTTGCCCACTGCCTTTAGGGCCTGGCGCTGGGAGCAGTGTCTTTACACGCAGCCCTGAGCACTGCCCAGGCAAATTGAGGGGCCGCTGCTGGTTTCTTGCTCCAGGCCCTGGCTGCCGCCACCATGCTGGCTTCAGGGCTAGGCACGGATGAAGACTGTTTTGCTGGAGCCTGGGTAGCCACTGTCATTGGCCTGCCCCTTTTGGCATTCGATTTCCACTGGGTGAATGGGGACTGCTCCTCTGCCAACCTGCTTCTGGGAGGAGGCATGATGCTGGCAGTGGCTGGTGACCACCTTGGTGCTGAGGGCCGCTCTGTGGCTGGTCAGGCAGTGGTGCTGGTGGTCACAGTGACCATCCTCATTGTGGCCGTTTCCACAACCAACTCTTATGGAATGTGGGGGGTGTGATGCTGGGTGCTGCAGGTCTTCTGAGCCGGCTGGAGGAGGACAGACTGCTGCTGCCGAAGGAGGACATCTGTCgctgggccctggctgggggcAGCTGGGCCTACCACCgggccctgcacacacacacagcgccTACAGTGGGAGTGACGGCTGGAGACCGCGGGGCGAAGCTTCTGCCCAGCTACCACCTTCCCGCTAGTGACAGACTCTCCTCCCTAAAGCCAGCTTTCTGCAGATTGACTGTCTCCCTCTCTGGCTCAGTGTGAGGACTTGCCCAAAACCAAAATGAGGGGGACCGGGTCCCAGGCACGTTCTCAGGCTTGATTTTGCGCAGGCCATGGTTGTGGATCCAGAGAGAGGCCTGGTCTCCAATAAACCTGAGGgatttagcaggaaaaaaaaaagagagagacctgGGGTCTCTTAGTTTTTCTGTCGGGGCTCCTCTACCCCTGTTCAGTCCTCTGCCACAGCCTTTCTGTGTCCTGCTTTGCCCATCGTTCCAAGGACGTTGACTCTACCCTGCAGTGTACGTGAGAGGGAACTTGTGTCAGGCAAAGAAATGGCACCATGTGTATTCACatttgggaagacccactggagcaGCTGATGGGCAGCAAGTTGGAGAGGACCACGTAGAGGCAAGGGGGCTGTTAAGGCCAGGACAGCAACCATGAGGCCTGGAGTcgggatgggcagggaggagaAACTCAGCTTCGCTGAGCCCGTGTGATCAtttctgagatggagctgatgaaAGGTACATCGTCATTGGTTAATCTGGTCGCTCTCCAATACTCTGTGTGCCTGGGTTGTCGAGGTGTGCTTGGATGATAGAGGTGTTTTTAGAGACATGTTTCAGGGGCAGAATTGACAGGTCTGTGTGACCCAGGGTGTGAAGGGGGAGGCAGGAGACCGAGGCAGTGAGTTTCTAACtcactttgtaatttttaaatttttggctgcactgggtcttcattgctcatggcctttctctagttgtggccagtaGGGGCCACTCTTTAGTTTCAGCGTGCAGgctcctcattgcggtggcttctcttgatgtggagtacaggctctaggggcccactcctgggctctagagcacaggctcagtagttgtggtgcctgagCTTGGCTGCTcggtggcatgtgagatcttcctggaccagggattgaacctgtgtctcctgcattggtagacggattctttaccactgaggccccagggaagccctgctgactCACTTTGGCCTTGCTCTTCCTCTCACCCCCGTTGCCCTAACCCTGGTTCTGGCAGGCTCTGGGGTGTTTTACCCATTTTGCCTTAGGCCatctctgcccccacctcccccgcTGCCTGCTTCCTTGCTTCAGATGCCTGTTGGCTTCCTGCTGCCTTTGGGCCTCGTGCTCAAAGGTAGGAGGTGGCCTTCTCCCCACAGCTGTGcccctttccttccccaggagatgtgggctccTTCGTGGTGAAGCTGGTGGAGGGCCTCCGGGGTCAGATGTGGGCCTCAGACTGGGCAGAGGAGCTTCGGCAAGCCGACCAACAGAAGGAGCAGACCTTCcggtgggggctgggcagagtGGGCTTGGGGGGTCATGGGTTCCTGGCGGGCCAGGCTGCTGGCTCTGCTGACCTGCCTTGCTGCGTCACAGGGAGAAGGCACTGATGCCCGTAGCCCAGCATCTTAACCCGGTGCGGGTCCTGCAGCTGGTGGAGGACACTCTGCCTGACAACTCCATCCTGGTGGTCGATGGCGGGGACTTTGTGGGCACAGCTGCCTACCTGGTGAAGCCTCGTGGGCCCTTGTGTTGGCTTGATCCTGGTAAGGGCAGACCTACACCTGCGGCAGCTTGCACTCCTCTGGGCCTCTTTACACCTGCTCTTGGTTCTCCTAGGGGCCTTCgggactctgggggttggtgctGGATTTGCACTTGGGGCCAAACTCTGTCGGCCGGATGCTGAGGTGAGTCAGAGTGTGCTGGGTGCAGGAGGCTTGCTGCTTTCTGGGCCGTAAGCCAGCCCAACTATCCTTGGTACCCACCTCAGGTCTGGTGCCTGTTTGGGGATGGAGCGTTTGGCTATAGCCTCATCGAATTTGACACCTTCGTCAGACACAAGGTGACTGGGCGGGCTGACCCAAGGGAAGCTCAGAGCCTGGGGTTCTGGGAACTATCCTCAGGGGTaggctggggagggagctccTTATCTGGCAGAGGTCCTGTCCTTGCCTTTCACCTGCTGCTGGCCAAGCCTTGGGACTGAAGGCCTTGGCctggcctcctcctctccctccctgcagATCCCAGTGATGGCCTTGATAGGAAATGATGCTGGCTGGACCCAGATTTCCAGGGAGCAGGTGCCTTCTTTGGGCAGCAATGTGGCCTGTGGCCTGGCTTACACTGGTGAGAGGGGCCTGGATGGGCAGGGATGGGGAACGCCATTTCAGAGTCAGCTGAATGTGTATTCTCCTGGGCTGCCTGCACAGGGGGCCGGGCTTCTGCCACCATATTGACTTGCCCTTCCGTTTTAGATTATCACAAGGCAGCCCAGGGACTGGGGGCCCAGGGCTTGCTGCTCTCACGTGAGAATGAGGATCAGGTGGTCAAGGTGCTGCGTGACGCCCAGCAGCAGTGCCAAGATGGCCACCCGGTTGTGGTCAACATCCTCATCGGGAGGACGGACTTCCGGGATGGCTCCATCGCCGTGTAGGGCCTCATGGGTCAGTGCTTTTGGCTGTCTTCCCACCCCTGGACTGTGCCTAGCTGGCTTGGAGTTTTATCCTTGCCTGCCCTGGGCCTAAGCCATGAGGCCCAGTGACCCTGCAATCTTCCCTGAGGACAGGGAGGGGCTGGATGGAGTCAGAGCTAAGAGGGGTTCTGACAGCCCTGGGGAGTCCTTGGGCCTATTTGTGGACTCAACTGTGTCCTTTCTCCCGTCTTCacttgttcagtagctaagtcatgtccatctcttcgcgactccatggactgcagcatgccaggctcctccatccctccactatctcccagagtttgctcaaattcatgtccattaagtcggtgatgctatctaaccatctcatcctctgctgcctccttctccttttgcctttggtctttcccagcatcagggtcttttccaatgaattggctcttttgcatcaggtggccaaagtattgcggCTTCCTGTCTCACACAATGAATAAACCATGTCTGGTCCATGGGGGCCCAAGTACTCACCCCAGATCCTGTGCATATTGATTTATTGTCCACAAAGATggaagtgagggaaggaggggggagaCAGGAGGGGACCCTACTCTCCCACTGAAACTTGGGGGCTCCATTACTGGGGATCCAGTACTGAGGCACCATTACTGGGGATTTCAGGGTGCCTGGGCACTGCaaactcttccccccaccccctctgtGGTCCCTGAAAGAGCCCCACATACCCACTCTAGACACGTCCATACACATTACTcctcacacacaggcacacacgcagGGAGGCAATAAATATGTTCCGTACCAAAGTGCCCCCAGCCTGACACTTCAGGTGGGGCCCCTCCAAAAGGGAGGTCTTACAAGTGCTTAATTTCTTCAGGAATGGGGAGGAAGAAttggggaggggaagggccaGACTCTTGCTATCTACTTTTGCTGGTTTGAGGCTATTATGTTTTCCCTGGAAAAGAGGGTGGCAAAACCAGTTGTTTTCCTATAAGCCCCAGGCTGCTCCTATCTAtccagagcccaggagagggGCTCCCCCGACAACCTGGCTCAAACAGCACTTCTTCATAGTCCTTGGGCCCACTGAGGGAGAAGCAGAGTGCAGTGCTCAAAGCTAATACTGATTTGGTTGGCAGCAGCAAGGACTGATTGGGAGAGTGTCTCACCATCTCAGGGTGATGCTCACAGTAACTGGTGTTTCCCTGGCTAAGGGGAAGCAAAAGATGCCGGCCCTGCAAGCAGAACTGCCTTTTGGCAGCCAGGAGAGAAGCCCTTGGTACTCAAGAAAAGATGGTCACAATAGCTGGTCCCTAAAGTCCCCCATCTCCGGCCGTCGCAACCAGTGTCTGAGTACTGGAAATGGGGAATGATTCTCAGCAAAGCATTGGCTGGTCGCTAGGCAATTCCCCAGTAACCAGGAGTTAGGCCTGAGCTACAGGTCTGGTCCTCCCTAGGTCGTTAGGGCACCGCCTTAGCAACCAGGAGCCTGGCCTTAGTAATTGGGGTCCAGCCCCGCCCGGCTCAGAGACACACGTTGATCTGCTTGGAGAGCTCTCTCTCCAGGTCCAGGATGAGAGCATCAAAGTCTTTGAGGTTCAGGTGCGGGTTGAAGGGCGCCTCGAAGTCGTCTTCGAAATCGGTGGCGCCAGTCGGCTCGACAGCCTCTTCGTCATCATCTTCACTGTCGCTGCCCGTCACGTGGTCGTAGTCTGGACCGGAGAGGAAGTCCCGCCCACAGGGCAGGAAGTCCCGCCCGCAAACGCTCCAGTCACCCGCGTAGCGGTTGCTCGGGGGGCTTTCGGGACCGCCCCGGCCGCGGGGCCGAGTCACCACTTCGGGGCTCGCTAGCGGCAAGTGCAGCGACGGCTGTCGTTTGGGCCGCAGGTACGGGACGAGCTCCGGAGGCTCTGGGGGCCTGCGCGGATCtgcagtgggagagggagggctTGGGTGATGTCACGCACAGCGGCAGCACCTAGGCCTCTGATTGGCTGTTTAGGTAATCACGCCCCTGATTGGCCTGTTGAAAGGCAAGGCCTTCGACCGGATCGGGATTTCACTGGCTGAGCTAGTACTGGTTGCTCAGGCAACTAGGTACAGGTTTTCACTCTGACGAGGGGGCGTGTCTCGCCTGAAGCTCGAGACTGTGGCCGCCAGGGAAAGCATCGTCTGGGATACCAGGCTCCTTTCCACGGCGCGGGGTCGGGGGCCAGCTCACCTGGCCAGGCTTGCAGCAGGTAGTGCAGCACCTCGATATGGCGCTTGAAGTCCACCGCGTTCGAGAGGCCTGGGCCAGAGCTGCGGATGCGGGGTCTGGCGGGTGCCTGGCGCGCTGGAAGCAGCACGGGACCGAAGCAAACGGCCAGGTTCTGCGGAGTCATGCGGTTGTGGGCGTGGAAGGAGGAGACAAGGCGCAGGTGGTCCAGGAGAAGCGTCAATGTAGCCTGAGAGAAGAGGGTTGGGAGAGTATGCGGTGGGCAAAGTCGGTCCCCTGTCGCACTCGAGGGAGACTAAGGCGGTTCagaatggggaaactgagattcagagtcTCATAGCCAGGAGACGATCCTGCTAGAACTTAGCTATTAGTATTATGCTCCCATTTTGCTGGAGGGAAGACTGAGGCCAAAGGTAACAACTTTGAAATGTGAGAACTTGGGCTTGAACCTTCTCCTCTGTGTGTTAGGCAGGGCTGGTagtaatcccattttacagatgaggatattGAGGCACTGAGGCAGGATCCCACAGCCAGGAACCTCCCTTATGGTAGGTTGACAGACCTCTGTTCAGAGTCTGTTAATTTCGGTACATCCTGCCTGTGAAACCTGAGGCAACTCACTCAACTGCCCTGGGCCTTGGCTTCCATTATCTATAAAGTGGGGATACTAATAGCACTAGGGGTGTGATGGTGCCACACATTCATGGCCATCAGCAGCCCAGGCATGGGAAGAACATTCTGCTGATGTCAGTTCACTCCCTGTCCTGCCCACTCTCCCCACGCCCCAGGCCCAACTCACCCTCTCCACATCTGGCAGGCAGCTGAGGAGCTCACGGGTGCCTTCAGTGCTGGATGGAGCCCTGCTTGGGGGCCCTCGGGCCATGGCCTCCAGCACCACCTGATAGAGGGGCTGGGTGATGAGTGGGGTAGGCAGCTCCCGAAGATAATCCTTGAGGATGCCTGTGGATATAGGGCCCACACTGGTTAGGGCACCCCTGGGTTCTGAGGCTGGAACTTCAACGGGGGCTGGGAGGGGGGAAAGAGGAGGACAGGTGCAGGAAGGTAAAAACAAGGCCAACAGAAGGGATGAAGTCCCAGAGGGACCACGGGGACTGCCTTGAGTTGAGGGTTGactggggagcaggcaggagaGCAAAGGGGCAAGCTGACCGGTGATGACATTGATATCAGGGTACAGGTCCTCAGAGAGGCAGACAGCTGCACTGTCTCGCTCAAAGGCATCGCGAAGCTCTTTCTTCACGGCTGCTGAGCCGCATAGACGGTATAGCCCCACTACCTGGGGGTAGGAGCAGAGAGGTGTCTTTTTTGTCAGAGCACAGACTGATGTGGGCCctatggggtgagggtgggagacCTGGATCCAGGTGGCAATGGGCTGAGAGGTTGGGGGCTGGCTGAAACTTCACTGGCTGCCTTTCTGTTCTTCTGACACTTGTCATGGGGTACCCCATCTGGCTGCTTGGACAACCCAGCCCTGTAAACCCTCAAAATTACTTGTCCTGGCACCTACCTCCTTTGACTCAGGAAACCTTGACTCCTTTTCAGCTTACTTGTCACCTCCTCTGgaaagccttccctgactacCCCAACCAGCATGTCCCGTCCTGCTTTAAACTGtcccagcttcttcactcttaTCCCAGCCAGTTTCATATATGTGATTTATTAGTCATGTCTGTCACCCCACCAGACTCTGAGCTCCAAAAGGGCTGGGATCCTACGTTATCGAATGAACAGAGGACCCTTGAGTTCTGGGCTAGATGCTAGGATCTGGGGGTGTGTAGAGAGCGCCTGCCCTTGTCTAGGCTGGGATTGGAGCTAAGAGTTCCCCAGGTGGGGTAGGGGGAAGCCTGGCTTCCATACCCTGGGTGTTCTGGGGAGTGGTTCTGAGGTCTGGGGGCTAGCTAGGGTGGGGTGAGGGACTTACCCGCAGCCCTCGGCGCTCGATCTGCCCAACACACTTTTGAATAATGAGAGGCACCTGGCCAGGGGACTGCTCACGCTCCACTAGCAGGGGCAAGGGCAGCCCGAAGACTCGGGGCTCAGCTGTGCCAGGTGATTCTTGTTGCTCCGACAGGGTCAGCTTGGCATACAGCAGCCCTTGGGGCTCCAGGCGCACAGCCAGCTGCTGCGCTTGGCACCCTAAAGACACAAGGGGGACTTCCTGAGTGGGGTCTGCCCCCATCACCTCCTGTGCCCTGTCCCCTAGCTATGT contains:
- the TMEM276 gene encoding LOW QUALITY PROTEIN: transmembrane protein 276 (The sequence of the model RefSeq protein was modified relative to this genomic sequence to represent the inferred CDS: inserted 1 base in 1 codon; deleted 1 base in 1 codon; substituted 1 base at 1 genomic stop codon) — protein: MLLFFWPLLTAGLSWVLVIKGLALGAVSLHAALSTAQANXGAAAGFLLQALAAATMLASGLGTDEDCFAGAWVATVIGLPLLAFDFHWVNGDCSSANLLLGGGMMLAVAGDHLGAEGRSVAGQAVVLVVTVTILIVAVSTTNSYGMWXGVMLGAAGLLSRLEEDRLLLPKEDICRWALAGGSWAYHRALTHTQRLQWE
- the ILVBL gene encoding 2-hydroxyacyl-CoA lyase 2, producing the protein METAASAAPAWGFFSSFLLLAFGTLVAALLGAAHRLGLFYQLMHKVDTASIRHGGENVAAVLKAHGVRFLFTLVGGHISPLLVACEKLGIRVVDTRHEVTAVFAADAVARLTGTVGVAAVTAGPGLTNTVTAVKNAQIAQSPVLLLGGAASTLLQNRGALQAVDQMSLFRPLCKFCASVRRVRDIIPTLRAAMAAAQSGTPGPVFVELPLDVLYPYFMVQKEMVPAKPPKGLVSRAVHWYLANSLANLFAGAWEPQPEGPLPLDIPQASPQQVQRCVEILSRAKRPLMLIGSQALLPPTSADELRVAVETLGIPCFLAGMARGLLGRNHPLHFRQNRRAALKKADVVVLAGTVCDFRLSYGRVLSRSSKIIVVNRDRKEMLINSDIFWKPQEAVQGDVGSFVVKLVEGLRGQMWASDWAEELRQADQQKEQTFREKALMPVAQHLNPVRVLQLVEDTLPDNSILVVDGGDFVGTAAYLVKPRGPLCWLDPGAFGTLGVGAGFALGAKLCRPDAEVWCLFGDGAFGYSLIEFDTFVRHKIPVMALIGNDAGWTQISREQVPSLGSNVACGLAYTDYHKAAQGLGAQGLLLSRENEDQVVKVLRDAQQQCQDGHPVVVNILIGRTDFRDGSIAV
- the SYDE1 gene encoding rho GTPase-activating protein SYDE1 isoform X2, with protein sequence MAEPLLRKTFSRLRGREKLPRKKSDAKEREEATLGPGAPGSGEPAGEIWYNPIPEEDPRLPAPELPGPQPGSAEADSPASPGAAPSSPPTKASRTKSPGPARRLSMKMKKLPELRRRLSLRSTRTSRERERAAPEGSVISRYHLDSSVGTPGRTAVAEGARGPRAGYLSDGDSPERPMGPPSPTAFRPYEVGPSARPPPAALWGRLSLHLYGLGGLRPAPGATPRDLCCLLQVDGVARARTGPLRGGPDFLRLDHTFHLELEAARLLRALVLAWDPGVRRHRPCAQGTVLLPTVFRGCQAQQLAVRLEPQGLLYAKLTLSEQQESPGTAEPRVFGLPLPLLVEREQSPGQVPLIIQKCVGQIERRGLRVVGLYRLCGSAAVKKELRDAFERDSAAVCLSEDLYPDINVITGILKDYLRELPTPLITQPLYQVVLEAMARGPPSRAPSSTEGTRELLSCLPDVERATLTLLLDHLRLVSSFHAHNRMTPQNLAVCFGPVLLPARQAPARPRIRSSGPGLSNAVDFKRHIEVLHYLLQAWPDPRRPPEPPELVPYLRPKRQPSLHLPLASPEVVTRPRGRGGPESPPSNRYAGDWSVCGRDFLPCGRDFLSGPDYDHVTGSDSEDDDEEAVEPTGATDFEDDFEAPFNPHLNLKDFDALILDLERELSKQINVCL
- the SYDE1 gene encoding rho GTPase-activating protein SYDE1 isoform X1 yields the protein MAEPLLRKTFSRLRGREKLPRKKSDAKERGRPAQRPEPSPPEPQAPEGLQAGAEGPPSPEASRSPAHGAYLQSLEPSSRRWVLGGAKPPEEATLGPGAPGSGEPAGEIWYNPIPEEDPRLPAPELPGPQPGSAEADSPASPGAAPSSPPTKASRTKSPGPARRLSMKMKKLPELRRRLSLRSTRTSRERERAAPEGSVISRYHLDSSVGTPGRTAVAEGARGPRAGYLSDGDSPERPMGPPSPTAFRPYEVGPSARPPPAALWGRLSLHLYGLGGLRPAPGATPRDLCCLLQVDGVARARTGPLRGGPDFLRLDHTFHLELEAARLLRALVLAWDPGVRRHRPCAQGTVLLPTVFRGCQAQQLAVRLEPQGLLYAKLTLSEQQESPGTAEPRVFGLPLPLLVEREQSPGQVPLIIQKCVGQIERRGLRVVGLYRLCGSAAVKKELRDAFERDSAAVCLSEDLYPDINVITGILKDYLRELPTPLITQPLYQVVLEAMARGPPSRAPSSTEGTRELLSCLPDVERATLTLLLDHLRLVSSFHAHNRMTPQNLAVCFGPVLLPARQAPARPRIRSSGPGLSNAVDFKRHIEVLHYLLQAWPDPRRPPEPPELVPYLRPKRQPSLHLPLASPEVVTRPRGRGGPESPPSNRYAGDWSVCGRDFLPCGRDFLSGPDYDHVTGSDSEDDDEEAVEPTGATDFEDDFEAPFNPHLNLKDFDALILDLERELSKQINVCL